A region of Streptomyces sp. WMMC500 DNA encodes the following proteins:
- a CDS encoding ATP-binding protein, with amino-acid sequence MKIAFVGKGGSGKTTLSSLFVRHLAATGRPVLAIDADINQHLGAALGLDEEEAARLPAMGAHLPLIKEHLRGDNPRIADAADMIKTTPPGTGSRLLTVTGDNPVYAACARPVRLDTGSVRLMVTGPFTEADLGVACYHSKTGAVELCLNHLVDGREEYVVADMTAGSDSFASGMFTRFDMTFLVAEPTRKGVAVYRQYKEYARDFDIALRVVGNKVESPEDLEFLHTEVGPDLLAAFPHSAWVRSMEKGRPPAFATLEEPAAQVLRELYGAVDASYERRDWARYTAQMVHFHRRNAESWGNAKTGADLTDQIDPGFVLGETAPPEPRPVARGTAAAPQPA; translated from the coding sequence ATGAAGATCGCTTTCGTGGGAAAGGGCGGCAGCGGCAAGACCACCCTGTCGTCCCTCTTCGTCCGGCACCTCGCCGCCACCGGTCGACCCGTGCTGGCCATCGACGCGGACATCAACCAGCACCTGGGGGCGGCACTCGGGCTCGACGAGGAGGAGGCCGCCCGGCTGCCCGCCATGGGCGCGCATCTCCCGCTGATCAAGGAGCACCTGCGCGGCGACAACCCGCGGATCGCGGACGCGGCCGACATGATCAAGACGACGCCCCCCGGCACCGGTTCCCGCCTGCTCACGGTCACCGGGGACAATCCGGTGTACGCCGCATGCGCCCGCCCCGTGCGGCTGGACACCGGCTCCGTACGCCTCATGGTCACCGGCCCGTTCACCGAGGCCGACCTCGGCGTCGCCTGCTACCACTCCAAGACCGGCGCGGTGGAGTTGTGCCTCAACCACCTGGTCGACGGGCGTGAGGAGTACGTCGTCGCCGACATGACGGCGGGCAGCGACTCCTTCGCCTCCGGGATGTTCACCCGCTTCGACATGACCTTCCTCGTCGCCGAGCCCACCCGCAAGGGCGTCGCCGTCTACCGCCAGTACAAGGAGTACGCGCGCGACTTCGACATCGCGCTGCGCGTCGTCGGCAACAAGGTGGAGAGCCCGGAGGACCTGGAGTTCCTGCACACGGAGGTGGGCCCCGACCTGCTCGCCGCGTTCCCGCACTCCGCCTGGGTGCGGTCGATGGAGAAGGGCCGCCCGCCGGCGTTCGCGACGCTGGAGGAGCCTGCCGCGCAGGTGTTGCGGGAGTTGTACGGGGCCGTGGACGCGTCGTACGAGCGGCGTGACTGGGCCCGTTACACCGCCCAGATGGTGCACTTCCACCGCAGGAACGCCGAGAGCTGGGGCAACGCGAAGACCGGAGCCGACCTGACGGACCAGATCGACCCCGGCTTCGTCCTGGGCGAGACCGCGCCGCCGGAGCCCCGGCCGGTCGCGCGGGGCACGGCCGCCGCCCCTCAGCCCGCCTGA
- a CDS encoding Fic family protein: MTSVTDPLAALSTLPGVEEAVSSVRRAVDRVYGHRVMRRRSNEVSAEAALRGARASAALSGADWALEEVRRRSDFSGAGEPRTVGGALRVNAEAGQLLSIWRQSPMRVLARLHVMASGGAGAESALAAAAGDPGDGVGRPRLAGESVTEPGAALPEPLPDADETAARLDALAALVVAGSSAPALVMAAVVHGELLTLRPFHTGNGLVARAAERIVLVGSGLDPKAVCPAEVGHAEQGRGAYETALAGYASGTPEGVGGWIAHCGRAVELGARESTAVCEALQRGAA; encoded by the coding sequence ATGACAAGCGTGACCGACCCGCTGGCGGCCCTGAGCACCCTCCCCGGAGTGGAGGAGGCGGTGTCCTCTGTAAGGAGGGCGGTTGATCGCGTGTACGGGCACCGGGTGATGCGGCGGCGCAGCAACGAGGTGTCGGCGGAGGCGGCGCTGCGGGGCGCGCGGGCGTCGGCGGCGCTGTCGGGGGCGGACTGGGCGCTGGAAGAGGTACGGCGGCGCAGCGACTTCTCCGGCGCGGGGGAGCCGCGGACGGTGGGTGGGGCGCTGCGGGTGAACGCGGAGGCGGGGCAACTGCTGAGCATCTGGCGGCAGTCGCCGATGCGGGTGCTGGCGCGGCTGCACGTGATGGCGTCGGGGGGTGCTGGGGCGGAGAGTGCCCTCGCGGCCGCCGCGGGGGACCCCGGCGACGGGGTCGGTCGGCCGCGGCTGGCAGGCGAGAGCGTCACGGAGCCGGGTGCAGCGCTGCCGGAGCCGCTGCCGGACGCCGACGAGACGGCGGCGCGGCTGGACGCGCTGGCGGCCCTGGTGGTCGCGGGCTCGTCCGCGCCGGCGCTGGTCATGGCCGCGGTGGTGCACGGCGAGTTGCTGACGCTGCGGCCGTTCCATACCGGCAACGGGCTGGTCGCGCGGGCCGCCGAGCGGATCGTGCTCGTCGGTAGCGGGCTGGACCCGAAGGCGGTCTGCCCGGCCGAGGTGGGGCACGCGGAGCAGGGGCGCGGGGCGTACGAGACGGCGCTCGCGGGCTACGCGAGCGGGACGCCGGAGGGCGTCGGGGGATGGATCGCGCACTGCGGCAGGGCGGTTGAACTGGGGGCGCGCGAGAGCACGGCGGTGTGCGAGGCGCTGCAGCGCGGGGCGGCGTAG
- a CDS encoding HAD family hydrolase produces MLALVENHSLPRTAAFFDLDKTVIAKSSTLAFSRPFYHGGLMNRRAVLRSAYSQFIYLLGGADHEQTERMRAYLSNLCRGWNVAHVSDIVAETLHDLIDPIIYDEAASLIEDHHLAGRDVVIVSSSGAEVVEPIGELLGADRTIATRMVVEDGRYTGEIDYYAYGPAKAEAVRELATAEGYDLVRSYAYSDSITDVPLLETVGHPYAVNPDRALRREAEQRDWPVLSFARPVRLKQRLPQFSLPSRPVLAAAAAGLAAATAAGVVWYAYRRRLQAA; encoded by the coding sequence ATGCTCGCACTCGTGGAAAACCACTCGTTGCCCAGGACGGCCGCCTTCTTCGATCTGGACAAGACGGTCATTGCGAAGTCGAGCACGCTGGCCTTCAGCCGGCCGTTCTACCACGGTGGGCTGATGAACCGGAGGGCCGTACTCCGATCCGCCTACTCGCAGTTCATCTACCTCCTGGGCGGCGCCGACCACGAGCAGACCGAGCGCATGCGCGCCTACCTCTCCAACCTCTGCCGCGGCTGGAACGTGGCCCACGTGAGCGACATCGTGGCCGAGACCCTCCACGACCTCATCGACCCGATCATCTACGACGAGGCCGCGTCCCTCATCGAGGACCACCATCTCGCCGGCCGCGACGTCGTCATCGTCAGCAGCTCGGGCGCCGAGGTCGTCGAGCCCATCGGGGAACTGCTCGGCGCGGACCGCACGATCGCCACCCGGATGGTCGTCGAGGACGGCCGCTACACCGGCGAGATCGACTACTACGCCTACGGGCCCGCCAAAGCGGAGGCCGTACGGGAGCTGGCCACGGCCGAGGGGTACGACCTGGTGCGCTCGTACGCGTACAGCGACTCGATCACGGACGTGCCCCTCCTGGAGACCGTCGGCCACCCTTATGCGGTCAACCCCGACCGGGCGCTGCGCCGTGAGGCGGAGCAGCGCGACTGGCCGGTGCTGTCGTTCGCCCGTCCCGTACGGCTGAAGCAGCGGCTGCCGCAGTTCTCGCTGCCCTCCCGGCCGGTGCTCGCCGCGGCCGCCGCGGGGCTGGCGGCGGCGACCGCGGCCGGGGTGGTCTGGTACGCGTACCGCCGCCGCCTCCAGGCGGCCTGA
- the ssd gene encoding septum site-determining protein Ssd encodes MGRVWSGVLREGSAAACAGGVAGSVAEDGAGGRPLVVTEDEDLLDDLLRLCAAAGTQAEVSHAPGRPDWAAAPLVLVGDDSAARLGAAGPARRDGVVLVGRDQDEPGVWERAVAVGAEQVLVLPDGETALVDRIADAAEGVGAQARTVGVVGGRGGAGASTLACALAVTAARAGRRTVLVDADPLGGGLDVLLGGEEAEGLRWPALATSRGRIGGAALEESLPRLHELRLLSWDRGGGDPGAAAVSPEAMRSVLAAARRRCGVVVVDLPRRVDEPVAEALAQVDVGLLVVPAELRAVAAAHRVADAVRMVLGDLRVVVRGPTRGGLVAGDVAELLGLPLAGELPAEPGLPQAAETGGPPPGARPRTPLSRFCTDFWTRALPGAGQEVTA; translated from the coding sequence ATGGGCCGGGTGTGGAGCGGTGTGCTGCGTGAGGGGAGCGCGGCTGCTTGTGCCGGGGGTGTTGCCGGGAGTGTTGCCGAAGACGGCGCCGGCGGGCGGCCGTTGGTCGTCACGGAGGACGAGGACCTTCTCGACGACCTGCTGCGCCTGTGCGCGGCGGCGGGTACGCAGGCGGAGGTCTCGCACGCTCCGGGGCGGCCGGACTGGGCCGCGGCGCCGCTGGTGCTGGTCGGGGACGACAGCGCCGCGCGGCTGGGCGCGGCGGGGCCGGCCCGGCGGGACGGGGTGGTGCTCGTCGGCCGGGATCAGGACGAGCCGGGGGTGTGGGAGCGGGCGGTAGCGGTCGGGGCGGAGCAGGTGCTCGTGCTGCCGGACGGGGAGACGGCGCTGGTGGACCGGATCGCCGACGCCGCGGAGGGAGTCGGCGCGCAGGCCCGCACGGTCGGCGTCGTCGGCGGCCGGGGCGGCGCCGGGGCGTCCACGCTGGCCTGCGCGCTCGCGGTGACGGCGGCGCGGGCCGGGCGGCGGACGGTGCTGGTCGACGCGGATCCCCTGGGCGGCGGGCTCGACGTGCTGCTCGGCGGCGAGGAGGCGGAGGGGCTGCGCTGGCCGGCCCTCGCGACCTCGCGGGGGCGGATCGGCGGAGCCGCGCTGGAGGAGTCGCTGCCGCGGCTGCACGAACTGCGGCTGCTGAGCTGGGACCGGGGCGGCGGCGATCCGGGGGCGGCCGCGGTGTCCCCGGAGGCGATGCGCTCGGTGCTGGCGGCGGCCCGGCGGCGGTGCGGGGTGGTCGTGGTCGACCTGCCGCGGCGGGTGGACGAGCCGGTGGCCGAGGCGCTGGCCCAGGTGGACGTGGGGCTGCTGGTGGTGCCGGCGGAGCTGCGCGCGGTCGCGGCGGCGCACCGGGTGGCCGATGCGGTGCGGATGGTGCTGGGCGATCTGCGGGTGGTGGTCCGGGGCCCGACGCGGGGCGGCCTGGTGGCCGGGGACGTGGCGGAGCTGCTGGGCCTCCCCCTGGCGGGTGAACTCCCGGCCGAACCGGGCCTGCCGCAGGCCGCCGAGACCGGTGGCCCTCCCCCGGGCGCCCGCCCCCGAACCCCGCTGTCCCGCTTCTGTACGGACTTCTGGACCCGGGCCCTCCCGGGCGCGGGCCAGGAGGTGACGGCATGA
- a CDS encoding TadA family conjugal transfer-associated ATPase produces MVGAVRRRLAEDGGEPTPAGVAAALRREGRLLGDTEVLAIVGALRSEMVGSGPLEPLLAEPDVTDVLVTAPDEVWVDRGRGLERVDVRFADGDAVRRLAQRLAAVAGRRLDDARPWADARLPDGTRLHAVLPPVAVGSACLSLRVVRRRAFSLAELAAAGTVPPGGEGLLRGLLDARLSFLVSGGTGSGKTTLLSALLSLVRRDERIVLAEESAELRPDHPHVVRLEARPANQEGVGEVTLQDLVRQALRMRPDRLVVGEVRGREVVDLLAALNTGHEGGSGTVHANAAGDVPARLEALGAVAGLDRPALHSQLAAAVSVLLHLVRDRRGRRRIAEVHVLERDGAGLVTAVPAAVWAAGGFARRAGWPRLERLLERGGGAE; encoded by the coding sequence TTGGTGGGGGCCGTGCGGCGGCGGTTGGCGGAGGACGGCGGGGAGCCGACGCCCGCCGGGGTGGCCGCCGCGCTGCGGCGGGAGGGGCGGCTGCTCGGCGACACCGAGGTGCTGGCCATCGTGGGCGCGCTCCGTTCGGAGATGGTCGGAAGCGGGCCGCTGGAGCCGCTGCTGGCCGAGCCGGACGTCACGGACGTGCTCGTCACCGCGCCGGACGAGGTGTGGGTGGACCGGGGGCGCGGCCTGGAGCGGGTCGACGTGCGGTTCGCGGACGGCGACGCCGTGCGGCGCCTTGCGCAGCGTCTCGCCGCCGTCGCCGGGCGCCGGCTCGACGACGCGCGCCCGTGGGCCGACGCCCGGTTGCCCGACGGCACGCGGCTGCACGCGGTCCTGCCGCCGGTGGCCGTGGGCTCGGCCTGTCTGTCGCTGCGGGTGGTGCGGCGGCGGGCGTTCAGCCTCGCGGAGCTGGCCGCCGCCGGGACGGTGCCGCCGGGCGGCGAGGGGCTGCTGCGCGGACTCCTCGACGCCCGGCTGTCGTTCCTGGTGAGCGGCGGTACGGGCAGCGGGAAGACGACGTTGCTGAGTGCGTTGCTGTCGCTGGTGCGACGGGACGAGCGGATCGTGCTGGCGGAGGAGTCGGCCGAGTTGCGGCCGGATCACCCCCACGTCGTACGCCTCGAGGCCCGTCCCGCGAACCAGGAGGGTGTCGGCGAGGTGACCCTCCAGGACCTCGTGCGGCAGGCGCTGCGGATGCGCCCCGACCGGCTGGTCGTGGGCGAGGTGCGGGGCCGGGAGGTCGTCGATCTCCTGGCCGCGCTGAACACGGGCCACGAAGGGGGCTCGGGCACCGTCCACGCGAACGCGGCGGGCGACGTGCCCGCGCGGCTTGAGGCGCTGGGCGCGGTCGCGGGCCTGGACAGGCCCGCTCTGCACAGCCAGTTGGCCGCGGCGGTGTCGGTGCTGCTGCACCTGGTGCGCGACCGGCGGGGGCGACGGCGTATCGCGGAGGTGCACGTGCTGGAGCGGGACGGCGCGGGGCTGGTGACGGCGGTGCCCGCGGCGGTCTGGGCGGCCGGGGGGTTCGCGCGGCGGGCCGGGTGGCCGCGACTGGAGCGCCTGTTGGAGCGGGGCGGGGGAGCGGAGTGA
- a CDS encoding type II secretion system F family protein has translation MSGEVTALAPACGAAMCAGAAVVLAGGRRPAVRRARALLGPPGSAERAGAWRRVAAVVRTWGGRREWWCLPAGGAVALLGASWLPLLAGAVAVPLVRRRLRRRERRGAQACRAAAVIELCAAVAGGLRAGRQPAAALLTAAPGGPAGGPEVLAAARFGGDVPGALRAAAGAPGAQGLAGIAACWQVAASGGAGLADGLDRVAAALRAERDERDELQAQLAGPRATALLLALLPGFGLLMGSALGAAPLRVLLHTPAGLVCLVAGGLLEWAGLAWVGRIVRGAHAR, from the coding sequence GTGAGTGGGGAGGTCACGGCGTTGGCGCCGGCGTGCGGGGCGGCGATGTGCGCGGGAGCGGCCGTCGTGCTCGCGGGCGGGCGGAGGCCCGCGGTGCGGCGTGCCCGCGCGCTGCTGGGGCCGCCGGGGAGCGCGGAGCGGGCGGGCGCGTGGCGGCGGGTGGCCGCAGTCGTACGGACGTGGGGTGGGCGCCGCGAGTGGTGGTGCCTGCCGGCCGGGGGCGCGGTGGCGCTGCTGGGGGCGTCGTGGCTGCCGTTGCTCGCGGGAGCGGTGGCGGTGCCGCTCGTCCGGCGGCGGTTGCGCCGCCGGGAGCGGCGCGGTGCGCAGGCGTGCCGGGCGGCCGCCGTGATCGAGCTGTGCGCGGCGGTGGCGGGAGGGCTGCGGGCCGGCCGGCAGCCGGCCGCGGCGCTGCTCACCGCGGCGCCCGGCGGTCCCGCGGGCGGTCCCGAGGTGCTGGCCGCCGCGCGGTTCGGCGGCGACGTGCCGGGTGCGCTGCGTGCGGCGGCCGGCGCCCCCGGCGCGCAGGGGCTCGCGGGGATCGCCGCGTGCTGGCAGGTGGCCGCGAGCGGCGGCGCCGGGCTCGCGGACGGGCTGGACCGGGTGGCCGCGGCGCTGCGCGCGGAGCGGGACGAACGGGACGAGTTGCAGGCCCAGTTGGCGGGCCCGCGGGCGACGGCGCTGCTGCTGGCGCTGCTGCCCGGCTTCGGCCTGCTGATGGGTTCGGCGCTCGGTGCAGCGCCGCTGCGGGTGCTGCTGCACACGCCGGCGGGGCTGGTCTGCCTGGTCGCGGGCGGTCTGCTGGAGTGGGCGGGGCTCGCCTGGGTGGGCCGGATCGTGCGGGGTGCGCATGCGCGCTGA
- a CDS encoding type II secretion system F family protein, with translation MRMRAEFIHSLWTALSVLAAAYCAADAALASWRARASRRRFPAVLGPVAPAARPGSPGRSGGGPRPAVMRLRETAVRWVPGLLAGVAVLIFVGGAVGAVAGLAAAYGIRRWQRRAATLARRDAGIRAGPDLALAADLLAACLAAGAGPRDAAAEVGRSLGGPVGERLARGAAELRLGAAPHAAWAPLAELPGAARLAGWLEQAGHTGVPVVDAVSRLAAECRAEETRAAAARARRAGVKVAGPLGLCFLPAFLAVGVSPVVMGLATRLLGGSA, from the coding sequence GTGCGCATGCGCGCTGAGTTCATCCACAGCCTGTGGACGGCGCTTTCCGTCCTGGCCGCCGCGTACTGCGCGGCGGACGCGGCTCTCGCGTCCTGGCGTGCACGCGCCTCGCGGCGACGGTTCCCCGCCGTGCTGGGCCCCGTGGCGCCGGCCGCACGGCCGGGGTCGCCCGGGCGGTCCGGCGGCGGGCCGCGGCCGGCCGTGATGCGGCTCCGGGAGACCGCGGTGCGGTGGGTGCCGGGTCTGCTCGCGGGGGTCGCCGTGCTCATCTTCGTCGGCGGGGCGGTCGGCGCCGTGGCGGGACTCGCCGCGGCGTACGGCATACGGCGGTGGCAGCGCCGCGCCGCCACCCTCGCGCGACGGGACGCCGGCATACGCGCCGGCCCCGACCTCGCCCTGGCCGCCGACCTCCTCGCCGCCTGCCTGGCGGCGGGCGCGGGTCCGCGGGACGCGGCCGCGGAGGTGGGCCGCTCGTTGGGCGGTCCGGTCGGGGAACGCCTGGCGCGGGGCGCGGCGGAGCTGCGCCTCGGCGCCGCGCCGCACGCGGCGTGGGCGCCCCTCGCGGAACTCCCGGGCGCGGCCCGGCTGGCCGGCTGGCTGGAGCAGGCGGGCCACACGGGCGTACCGGTGGTCGACGCGGTCTCCCGGCTGGCCGCCGAGTGCCGGGCGGAGGAGACGCGAGCGGCGGCGGCCCGTGCCCGCAGGGCGGGCGTCAAGGTGGCGGGCCCGCTGGGGCTGTGCTTCCTGCCCGCGTTCCTGGCGGTCGGGGTTTCGCCGGTGGTGATGGGCCTGGCGACTCGGTTGCTGGGCGGCAGTGCATGA
- a CDS encoding DUF4244 domain-containing protein: MVGRFARRVRAYARRLGGDAGMTTSEYAVGTIAAVAFAAILYKVVTSDAVGGALQAVVERALDVPF; the protein is encoded by the coding sequence ATGGTCGGCAGGTTCGCCCGGAGGGTGCGCGCGTACGCGCGGAGGCTCGGCGGGGACGCGGGGATGACCACGTCCGAGTACGCGGTGGGCACGATCGCCGCGGTCGCGTTCGCGGCGATCTTGTACAAGGTGGTGACGAGCGATGCGGTCGGCGGCGCGCTGCAGGCGGTGGTGGAACGCGCGCTGGACGTCCCGTTCTGA
- a CDS encoding TadE family type IV pilus minor pilin — protein MTAEAAVAVPALVFLALGLVWALMAAAAQIQCVDAARAGARAAARGEPAADVRGAALAAAPREAAVTVARDGDLVRVRVRAAAPGPGSLSLDLGGEAVALAEETVR, from the coding sequence GTGACCGCGGAGGCGGCGGTGGCCGTTCCGGCGCTGGTGTTCCTCGCTCTCGGGCTGGTCTGGGCGCTGATGGCCGCCGCCGCGCAGATCCAGTGCGTGGACGCCGCCCGCGCGGGCGCGCGGGCGGCGGCCCGGGGTGAGCCCGCGGCCGACGTGCGCGGGGCCGCCCTGGCGGCGGCTCCCCGCGAAGCGGCCGTGACGGTGGCGCGGGACGGCGATCTGGTGCGCGTACGGGTACGGGCGGCGGCGCCGGGACCGGGGTCACTCTCCCTCGACCTCGGCGGGGAGGCGGTCGCCCTTGCGGAAGAGACCGTTCGATGA
- a CDS encoding Rv3654c family TadE-like protein, with protein sequence MRKRPFDDRGGATVWSALACFALCAVFAAALGLGQAVHSRHRAGGAADLAALAASDRALLGEAAACRAARRVAAAQDARLLRCAVSGEVADVVAAARTGRFTAEVRSRAGPPSPAGDRPGLR encoded by the coding sequence TTGCGGAAGAGACCGTTCGATGACCGGGGCGGGGCGACGGTGTGGTCGGCGCTGGCCTGCTTCGCGCTGTGCGCGGTGTTCGCCGCCGCGCTGGGGCTGGGGCAGGCGGTGCACTCCCGCCACCGCGCCGGCGGGGCCGCCGACCTGGCCGCGCTGGCGGCGTCGGACCGGGCGCTGCTCGGCGAGGCGGCGGCTTGCCGGGCGGCCCGGCGGGTGGCGGCGGCGCAGGACGCCCGGCTGCTGCGGTGCGCCGTGTCCGGCGAGGTCGCGGACGTCGTGGCGGCGGCCCGTACCGGCCGCTTCACCGCAGAGGTCCGCTCCCGGGCCGGCCCGCCGTCCCCGGCCGGCGACCGCCCGGGGTTGCGGTAG
- a CDS encoding aldo/keto reductase, which yields MKYRTIGADPQNRREVSVLSLGAMLFGSRTDEETSFAILDRYVEAGGTFVDTSDNYAFWVDGSQGGQSESLLGRWRRSRGIGDEVVVATKLGARPLAPGTSYVDNAEGLSAKVIRQSADESRQRLGMEKLDVLYAHIDDMTVPQEETVEAFGALVAEGSVGLLGVSNQWVWRVERARAHAASAGLAGYELLQYHHTYLRRRTDRPSEIDPDGSPGGVDGAMLSYLRHHPGLTLVAYSPLLAGGYVRADKPLGHELDHPGTPARLAALRAVAKEAGATVNQVVLSWLIGGEVPVIPLVGASSVAQLDESLAAVDLELTEDQRARLDAAG from the coding sequence ATGAAGTACCGCACGATCGGTGCCGACCCGCAGAACCGGCGCGAGGTCAGCGTGCTCAGCCTCGGCGCCATGCTCTTCGGCTCCCGGACCGACGAGGAGACCTCGTTCGCGATCCTCGACCGCTACGTCGAGGCCGGCGGCACGTTCGTCGACACCTCCGACAACTACGCGTTCTGGGTGGACGGTTCGCAGGGCGGCCAGAGCGAGAGCCTGCTCGGGCGGTGGCGGCGCAGCCGGGGGATCGGGGACGAGGTGGTCGTCGCGACCAAGCTCGGCGCCCGGCCGCTCGCCCCCGGCACCTCCTATGTCGACAACGCCGAGGGCCTGTCGGCGAAGGTGATCCGGCAGTCCGCGGACGAGAGCCGGCAGCGGCTCGGAATGGAGAAGCTGGACGTTCTCTACGCGCACATCGACGACATGACGGTGCCGCAGGAGGAGACCGTCGAGGCGTTCGGCGCCCTCGTGGCGGAGGGTTCCGTCGGGCTGCTGGGCGTGAGCAACCAGTGGGTCTGGCGCGTCGAGCGGGCCCGTGCCCACGCGGCGTCGGCCGGCCTCGCCGGGTACGAGCTGCTGCAGTACCACCACACCTACCTGCGCCGGCGGACTGACCGCCCGAGCGAGATCGACCCGGACGGTTCACCGGGCGGCGTGGACGGGGCGATGCTCAGCTACCTGCGCCACCACCCGGGGCTCACGCTCGTCGCGTACTCGCCGCTGCTCGCCGGCGGCTACGTCCGCGCGGACAAGCCGCTCGGGCACGAGCTGGACCACCCGGGGACGCCGGCGCGGCTGGCGGCGTTGCGGGCGGTGGCGAAGGAGGCCGGGGCGACGGTCAACCAGGTGGTGCTGTCCTGGCTCATCGGCGGGGAGGTGCCGGTGATACCGCTGGTCGGCGCCTCGTCGGTGGCCCAACTGGACGAGAGCCTCGCCGCGGTGGACCTGGAGCTGACGGAGGACCAGCGGGCGCGCCTCGACGCCGCCGGCTGA